The Psychrobacter sp. LV10R520-6 genome includes a region encoding these proteins:
- the aroC gene encoding chorismate synthase, with product MAGNSIGKIFCVTTCGESHGAGLLSIVDGVPPGLALCEADLQVDLDRRKPGSSKYSTQRRESDEVEIISGVFEGKTTGTSIGLLIRNTNQKSKDYTEIKDTFRPGHADYTYSMKYGFRDYRGGGRSSARETAMRVAAGAIAKKYLQDRLGVQVRGHVTQIGPERSEVLDTNAIDWDFVNSNPFFCADKEAVGRFETLIDSLRRQGTSCGARLEIIASGVPVGLGEPVFDRLDAEIAHAMMSINAVKGVEIGDGMAVAEQFGHSARDEMTPDGFTANHAGGILGGISSGQDIRVSIALKPTSSITTAGKSINTQGEAVDMLTKGRHDPCVGVRATPIAEAMLAIVLLDHYLRHRGQNADVEQPVTSIT from the coding sequence ATGGCAGGCAACAGTATTGGAAAAATTTTTTGCGTGACCACTTGCGGTGAGTCACATGGCGCTGGTTTGTTATCCATTGTAGATGGGGTACCGCCAGGTTTAGCGCTATGCGAAGCGGACTTACAAGTTGATTTAGACCGCCGCAAGCCAGGCAGCTCTAAATATTCAACCCAGCGCCGTGAGTCTGATGAGGTCGAAATTATCTCTGGCGTATTTGAAGGTAAAACTACGGGCACGTCTATTGGACTGCTGATTCGTAATACCAATCAAAAATCAAAAGACTACACCGAGATTAAAGATACTTTTCGTCCCGGTCATGCTGACTATACTTATAGTATGAAGTATGGCTTTCGTGATTATCGCGGTGGTGGGCGCTCCTCAGCCCGCGAAACGGCGATGCGGGTGGCTGCTGGTGCTATCGCTAAAAAGTATTTGCAAGATCGTCTAGGGGTGCAAGTCCGTGGCCATGTCACTCAAATCGGTCCTGAACGTAGCGAAGTATTAGATACTAACGCGATTGATTGGGACTTTGTAAATAGCAACCCGTTCTTTTGTGCGGATAAAGAAGCCGTTGGTCGCTTTGAGACCTTAATAGATAGCTTGCGCCGTCAAGGTACCAGCTGTGGCGCACGCCTTGAAATTATTGCTAGCGGTGTTCCTGTAGGACTTGGCGAACCCGTATTTGATCGATTAGATGCGGAAATTGCTCATGCCATGATGAGTATCAATGCGGTAAAAGGCGTTGAGATTGGCGACGGTATGGCAGTTGCTGAGCAATTCGGCCACAGCGCTCGCGATGAGATGACTCCAGACGGCTTTACGGCCAATCATGCCGGCGGTATTTTGGGCGGCATTTCATCAGGTCAAGATATTCGCGTCAGCATTGCGCTTAAACCAACGTCTAGTATCACTACCGCTGGTAAAAGTATCAATACCCAAGGTGAAGCGGTCGATATGCTGACCAAAGGTCGTCATGATCCTTGCGTGGGTGTCCGTGCAACGCCCATTGCGGAGGCCATGCTAGCAATCGTCTTGCTCGATCATTATCTACGGCATCGTGGTCAAAATGCCGATGTTGAGCAACCAGTGACCTCAATTACTTAA
- a CDS encoding alpha/beta hydrolase codes for MSNYLDAVIVEHNPAQKMIDRAVIWLHGLGASGHDFEPVVPQLGLSDDMAVRFIFPHAPQRPVTINGGMVMPAWYDIFEMSLERKVDIAQIEQSTQQIHDLITREIERGVAPEHIVLAGFSQGGAVAYHVALGYPQRLAGLMALSTYLATNDNIDYSVANQDLPVLIEHGTQDPVVPVILGEQAKQLLSSKGYKVDYRTYPMAHQVCMPQIQGIGKWLNAVLA; via the coding sequence ATGAGTAACTACTTAGATGCCGTCATCGTCGAGCATAACCCTGCCCAAAAAATGATAGATCGCGCTGTTATTTGGCTACATGGCTTAGGTGCCAGTGGTCATGATTTTGAACCCGTTGTACCGCAATTGGGTTTGTCTGATGATATGGCCGTGCGCTTTATCTTCCCGCATGCGCCCCAGCGTCCAGTGACGATTAACGGTGGCATGGTGATGCCCGCATGGTACGATATATTTGAGATGAGCCTTGAGCGCAAAGTTGATATTGCCCAGATTGAACAATCAACCCAACAAATTCATGATTTAATCACTCGCGAAATAGAACGTGGTGTTGCGCCTGAGCATATCGTCCTCGCTGGGTTTTCGCAAGGCGGGGCAGTCGCTTATCATGTGGCACTCGGCTATCCACAGCGCTTAGCAGGTTTAATGGCATTATCTACTTATCTGGCAACCAATGATAATATCGACTACAGCGTAGCGAATCAAGATTTGCCAGTTTTGATTGAACATGGCACTCAAGATCCGGTTGTCCCTGTCATTCTGGGTGAGCAAGCGAAGCAATTATTATCATCTAAGGGCTATAAAGTTGATTATCGTACTTATCCGATGGCTCATCAGGTATGCATGCCGCAGATTCAAGGTATTGGTAAATGGCTAAATGCCGTTCTTGCCTAG
- a CDS encoding TIGR00341 family protein — protein sequence MTSSTNAPPPKKEPDTRSSTSALDNDKTDNSNTSHPVATDEQAETRRDDENIEGDKEAGAQLPEPEITMTSPSPDVVIATVETPDPQTKLSMEVLKSETQNQNGAQTIDQEADAEQNPIPEQADNTSADSINSAENSDNVDNSADSNNNMPHDEEATKKDLDTALPTDDENLNNDNDNELSEAEKIEAEEQEEVKEEKESKLESYKQFVAEQFSKQKIDYPEIRVTIEANALPSKMYFVMNVLSAIIASYGLIANSAAVVIGAMLVAMMLGPITGVALAIIDYRMPLLRKSLFTVAAGGFLVIFVGFVVGWLHKGQPLTAEVLSRTQPTSMDLMIALAGGTAGVYAMVSPHLSVAVVGVAVATALVPPLASSGILFANGEMTLGFGAALLALTNIIAIQFTNAMVLWFLGFRRLVDDDYKSNTHLTFLRRNAVTLLLLIGLGIYLTINLNTNARQQTFENNVKETVNSYFKSKGNVLTNTQFNRANGNEVVRAVIRGETTPSSYDVRQIEATITQDMADNFPKYLPVKLQLRYLPVQVIESDPMIQDKLDQTDAAILTN from the coding sequence ATGACCTCATCTACGAACGCCCCACCGCCAAAAAAAGAGCCAGACACTCGGTCGTCAACTTCTGCGTTAGATAATGATAAAACTGATAACAGCAATACAAGCCATCCTGTAGCAACTGATGAGCAGGCAGAGACTAGGAGAGATGATGAAAACATAGAGGGCGACAAAGAAGCCGGTGCACAGCTTCCGGAGCCTGAAATAACCATGACCTCACCCAGTCCCGATGTGGTCATCGCAACCGTAGAAACCCCTGACCCTCAGACTAAACTTTCTATGGAAGTACTCAAATCAGAGACACAAAACCAAAACGGTGCTCAAACAATCGATCAGGAAGCTGATGCCGAACAAAACCCAATACCTGAACAAGCAGATAATACGTCTGCTGACTCTATAAATTCTGCTGAAAACTCTGATAACGTTGATAATTCTGCAGACAGTAATAACAACATGCCGCACGATGAAGAAGCTACCAAAAAAGACCTTGATACAGCATTACCCACTGACGATGAAAATCTAAACAATGACAATGACAATGAACTGTCAGAAGCAGAAAAAATAGAGGCCGAAGAGCAAGAAGAAGTCAAAGAAGAAAAAGAATCGAAACTTGAGTCATATAAACAGTTCGTCGCTGAGCAATTTAGCAAGCAAAAAATTGACTACCCTGAAATACGGGTCACTATTGAGGCCAACGCATTACCAAGTAAAATGTATTTTGTCATGAATGTGCTGTCAGCCATTATTGCCAGTTACGGGCTGATTGCTAATTCAGCGGCGGTAGTTATTGGCGCGATGTTGGTCGCCATGATGCTAGGGCCTATTACTGGGGTGGCGCTGGCAATCATTGACTACCGAATGCCGTTACTACGCAAGTCGCTATTTACCGTAGCCGCTGGTGGGTTTTTGGTGATATTTGTGGGCTTTGTAGTGGGGTGGTTACATAAAGGTCAACCGCTGACCGCTGAAGTGTTATCGCGAACCCAGCCTACCTCTATGGACTTAATGATTGCGCTTGCCGGCGGCACGGCTGGTGTCTACGCCATGGTGTCGCCGCATTTATCTGTAGCGGTGGTCGGGGTGGCGGTAGCGACGGCTTTGGTGCCTCCACTAGCTTCAAGCGGCATCTTATTTGCCAATGGCGAGATGACACTTGGTTTTGGCGCAGCACTACTGGCATTAACTAATATTATTGCCATTCAATTTACCAACGCAATGGTGCTATGGTTCCTAGGCTTTCGGCGCTTGGTCGATGATGATTATAAGTCAAATACTCATTTGACTTTTTTGCGGCGCAATGCGGTGACTTTATTACTATTGATCGGTTTGGGAATTTATTTGACTATTAATCTCAACACCAATGCTCGGCAACAAACCTTCGAGAATAACGTCAAAGAGACCGTTAATAGCTACTTTAAGAGTAAAGGTAATGTGCTGACTAATACCCAGTTCAATAGGGCAAACGGCAATGAAGTTGTGCGCGCTGTTATTCGAGGCGAAACCACGCCAAGCTCATATGATGTGCGCCAAATTGAAGCTACCATCACTCAAGATATGGCGGACAATTTCCCCAAATATTTACCCGTAAAGTTACAGCTGCGCTATCTGCCCGTACAAGTGATTGAGTCCGATCCAATGATTCAAGATAAGCTTGATCAGACTGATGCCGCGATTTTAACCAATTGA
- the creC gene encoding two-component system sensor histidine kinase CreC, whose amino-acid sequence MTSRRPDSIDHKTNSSAKPNQSNWYAKLHPIGAAQQTRVPKRLLNLSIFFRIWLAVALVLILCGAVIFTQLFGYVKPTAQQVIEDTLLDTSKLLAASLQIPLRSGQLYHEAYQTQLDVAFIGKPVFGEVTNSDYQPKTYSSFRVYVTDSNGIVIYDSLPSPNNAKGEDYSRWNDVYLTLKGQYGARSTVRDSQQLNSSIMYVAQPIKDESGSIIGVVSVGKPVMSVLPYLDNTRQRMLITALFISIFALVLAGLVAWWLKQSITLVTQYTGALAEESKKPYFYLGQELNSLTDTIETMKHRLENRAYVTDYVHTLTHELKSPLTAIRASSELLEDDGLDSDDRHMLIQTIGEQSIKMQQLIDRLLLLAKVEQPTFKLNHQALPVLPILHRLANESSAKLQQQHLAPINITINDQTFTATTAISSDLLSKTTVYADSFWLVQALQNILDNAIHFADNIVSISINTSTSHSVTIDIFNDGKLLPDYAVTKVFDRYFSLSHQSIANQNQSQQSNSNQSQSDQISAEESANNAFNTSPKKGTGLGLTLVKQVVEHHGGTVTILNVTADLTLDQISGVTVSMRLPLAKP is encoded by the coding sequence ATGACATCACGCCGTCCTGACTCAATCGATCATAAAACCAATAGTAGCGCTAAGCCCAATCAATCCAATTGGTATGCCAAACTGCATCCGATTGGTGCGGCTCAGCAGACGAGAGTGCCTAAACGCCTCCTTAACTTAAGTATATTTTTTAGGATTTGGCTGGCGGTTGCTTTGGTGCTCATCCTATGCGGTGCGGTGATTTTTACTCAGCTGTTTGGGTACGTTAAGCCGACAGCGCAGCAAGTTATTGAAGATACCTTATTAGACACCAGTAAGTTGCTGGCGGCCAGTCTTCAGATACCGCTACGCTCAGGTCAGCTGTACCACGAGGCCTATCAGACGCAACTTGATGTCGCATTTATTGGCAAACCAGTATTCGGAGAGGTTACAAATTCGGACTATCAGCCAAAAACATACAGTAGCTTTCGGGTATATGTCACTGATAGTAATGGCATCGTCATTTATGACTCGCTACCCTCGCCTAACAATGCTAAAGGTGAAGACTATAGCCGCTGGAATGATGTCTATTTGACGTTAAAAGGACAATATGGTGCAAGAAGCACAGTGCGTGATAGTCAGCAACTTAACAGCTCAATCATGTATGTGGCGCAACCAATAAAAGACGAGTCAGGTAGTATTATCGGTGTGGTGAGCGTGGGTAAACCTGTCATGAGCGTATTACCCTACTTAGATAACACTCGCCAGCGGATGCTCATCACTGCCTTGTTTATTAGTATTTTTGCACTGGTTTTAGCGGGGCTAGTGGCATGGTGGCTTAAGCAAAGTATTACCCTCGTCACTCAATATACCGGCGCACTGGCAGAAGAGTCCAAAAAGCCTTATTTTTATTTGGGTCAGGAACTCAATAGCTTAACCGATACCATTGAGACCATGAAGCATCGGTTAGAAAACAGAGCTTACGTTACTGACTACGTGCATACCTTAACCCATGAACTCAAAAGTCCTTTGACCGCTATTCGTGCCAGTAGCGAGCTATTAGAAGATGACGGACTCGATAGCGATGACCGGCACATGCTTATCCAGACCATCGGTGAACAAAGCATAAAAATGCAACAGCTCATTGATCGGCTACTGCTATTGGCTAAGGTTGAGCAGCCAACGTTTAAATTAAACCATCAAGCGTTACCTGTGTTGCCAATACTTCATCGTTTAGCAAATGAAAGCAGCGCAAAGCTACAACAGCAACATCTAGCGCCTATTAATATCACCATCAATGACCAGACCTTCACCGCAACGACTGCTATATCATCTGACCTTTTATCAAAAACAACCGTCTATGCAGATAGCTTTTGGTTAGTACAAGCCTTACAGAACATACTGGATAATGCGATTCATTTTGCTGACAATATTGTCTCTATCAGTATCAATACCTCCACCTCACATTCAGTGACGATTGATATCTTCAACGATGGCAAGCTACTGCCTGATTATGCTGTCACTAAGGTTTTCGATCGTTATTTTAGTCTATCGCATCAAAGCATCGCCAATCAAAATCAATCACAGCAAAGCAATTCCAATCAAAGTCAGTCAGATCAAATCTCTGCTGAAGAGTCAGCTAATAATGCATTCAACACTAGCCCAAAAAAAGGGACGGGACTTGGTTTAACCTTAGTAAAGCAAGTCGTTGAGCATCACGGTGGCACTGTTACTATCCTCAATGTCACCGCCGACCTTACTCTTGATCAAATTTCTGGGGTGACAGTAAGCATGAGACTACCCTTAGCTAAGCCTTAA
- a CDS encoding L,D-transpeptidase family protein has product MMKIKPLITAMSVAVLSAGISVSALAAPNDSTRTLPVRTADKLPNIAKLASLNVQENRSSSIDGSASVATPTVRSVPNAETETETKLTDRMGQLIDAKQADQSKSSSEAVAADNMSAAELARKDVQSDSTDDISEGQAVAAPSDTSSIDSSDPLAFELPEHEQRQDFSDDPTIKNIEDIDGKKHTTLNLSNYAQQVNGAIWSPNMKVNSAMTIKMQALLDWNHASPGAIDGGWGMNSKKALVNFQNMKGLPATGKMNQKTWDALVKNIPANKPVLVTYTLTDSDIKTNFASTPSGSEAKSKMKGLYYQDIKEMLGERFHMDVRYLDKLNKSKAYQAGETITVLNTREPLKQRINRVVASAADKTLYAYNDDKLVATYPTTVGSDATPSPRGTYKIINKVKMPWYKATVGDGDQKKIHMLPPGPNNPVGVVWMGLSKPSYGLHGSPKPEGISRQASAGCVRLTNWDVLEVYANIENGATVELK; this is encoded by the coding sequence ATGATGAAAATAAAGCCACTTATTACCGCTATGTCTGTTGCCGTCCTTAGCGCCGGTATCAGTGTTAGTGCGCTTGCTGCGCCTAATGATAGTACACGCACCCTACCGGTACGCACGGCTGATAAGCTACCTAATATTGCCAAGTTAGCTAGCCTCAATGTACAAGAAAACCGTAGCAGCTCAATCGATGGTAGTGCTTCAGTCGCTACGCCTACGGTTAGATCTGTTCCTAATGCTGAGACTGAGACTGAGACCAAGCTTACCGATCGTATGGGGCAGCTTATTGATGCTAAGCAAGCGGATCAATCAAAATCATCATCAGAAGCAGTCGCTGCTGACAACATGAGCGCAGCAGAGCTGGCGCGTAAAGATGTACAATCTGATAGCACTGACGATATCAGTGAGGGTCAAGCCGTTGCCGCGCCTAGCGATACTTCATCTATTGACTCGTCTGATCCATTGGCTTTTGAGCTGCCTGAGCATGAGCAGCGTCAAGACTTCAGTGATGATCCTACCATTAAGAATATCGAAGATATCGATGGTAAAAAACATACCACGCTGAACTTATCCAATTATGCTCAGCAAGTTAACGGTGCCATATGGTCACCGAATATGAAAGTCAACTCGGCAATGACTATTAAAATGCAAGCCTTGCTGGATTGGAACCATGCCTCCCCTGGTGCTATTGATGGCGGTTGGGGTATGAACAGTAAAAAAGCCTTAGTCAACTTTCAAAATATGAAAGGTTTGCCAGCAACAGGTAAGATGAATCAAAAAACATGGGATGCACTGGTTAAAAATATCCCTGCTAACAAGCCAGTATTGGTCACTTACACGTTAACCGACTCTGACATTAAGACTAATTTTGCTTCCACGCCTTCAGGTTCAGAGGCCAAGTCCAAAATGAAAGGTCTATATTATCAAGATATTAAAGAGATGCTCGGTGAACGCTTCCATATGGACGTGCGCTATCTTGATAAGTTGAATAAAAGTAAAGCCTACCAAGCAGGCGAAACGATTACTGTACTAAATACTCGTGAACCGCTCAAACAGCGTATCAACCGTGTGGTCGCCAGCGCAGCAGATAAAACCTTATATGCTTATAATGATGACAAGCTAGTCGCTACTTATCCGACTACTGTTGGTAGTGACGCCACCCCATCACCACGGGGTACCTATAAAATCATCAATAAGGTAAAAATGCCTTGGTATAAAGCGACTGTCGGTGACGGTGATCAGAAAAAAATACATATGCTGCCACCCGGACCAAATAACCCTGTCGGCGTGGTATGGATGGGTCTGTCTAAGCCCTCTTATGGTCTACACGGCTCACCTAAGCCTGAAGGTATTAGCCGTCAAGCATCAGCCGGCTGCGTGCGCTTGACTAACTGGGATGTGCTAGAAGTCTACGCCAATATCGAAAATGGCGCGACGGTTGAGCTAAAATAG
- the prmB gene encoding 50S ribosomal protein L3 N(5)-glutamine methyltransferase has translation MPENQIMSAKDFQNQYFSDNESQDLDLEKGLDHDLETDEAGLLIEDSEFATLHVELEEARQQLVSIRDFIRFSVTQLRNYDVVVAQGTTDEFAEASAIVLHSLSLDWSANEQILDCRLTTSEKNAVLSLLEERIAERKPLSYLINLSYFCDLPFYVDERVLIPRSPIAELIRQQFHPYFDANELAKPLGANVNDHPTAFYDHGLEMKQLSQPERILDLCTGSGCIAIALATRFVDALVDAVDIDKGALEVAMVNVDHHDLGHQVNVIESDLFAKIPAENQYELIVTNPPYVDAAIMADLPPEFLYEPENALAAGQDGLDLVHRILFEAADYLSPEGLLICEVGDSEWALSQAYPDIQFDWLKFAHGGHGVLAITFDELMEHRELFANYVQLLDASH, from the coding sequence ATGCCAGAAAACCAAATCATGAGCGCAAAAGATTTTCAGAACCAATATTTCAGTGACAATGAGTCTCAAGACTTAGACTTGGAAAAAGGTTTGGATCACGATTTAGAGACGGATGAAGCCGGACTTCTCATTGAGGATAGTGAGTTTGCCACCCTGCATGTGGAGCTTGAAGAAGCTCGCCAGCAGCTGGTTAGCATTCGCGACTTTATTCGCTTTTCAGTGACTCAGCTGCGCAATTATGACGTGGTAGTGGCACAAGGAACGACGGATGAGTTTGCTGAAGCTTCCGCTATTGTTTTGCATTCTTTATCTTTAGACTGGTCAGCCAATGAGCAGATTCTTGATTGTCGTTTGACTACCTCAGAAAAGAACGCAGTGCTTAGCCTGTTAGAAGAGCGTATTGCTGAACGTAAGCCACTGAGCTATTTGATTAATCTGTCTTACTTTTGTGATTTGCCCTTTTATGTTGATGAGCGGGTTTTGATTCCACGCTCACCAATAGCAGAGCTGATTCGTCAGCAGTTTCATCCGTATTTTGATGCTAACGAGCTGGCTAAGCCCCTTGGTGCCAATGTTAACGATCACCCAACCGCGTTTTATGATCATGGCCTTGAGATGAAACAATTGTCGCAGCCAGAGCGTATTTTAGACTTATGTACCGGTTCAGGCTGTATCGCCATTGCGCTAGCAACACGTTTCGTTGATGCGCTGGTTGATGCTGTTGATATTGATAAAGGGGCATTAGAAGTAGCGATGGTCAACGTTGATCACCATGATCTCGGTCATCAAGTGAATGTGATTGAATCTGACTTATTTGCTAAGATACCAGCTGAGAATCAATATGAGTTGATCGTCACCAATCCACCGTATGTCGATGCTGCCATTATGGCAGATTTGCCGCCTGAGTTTTTATATGAGCCTGAAAATGCGCTAGCGGCTGGTCAAGACGGACTGGACTTGGTACATCGTATTTTATTCGAGGCAGCAGATTATCTAAGCCCTGAAGGCTTGCTGATCTGTGAAGTGGGTGATAGCGAGTGGGCATTAAGCCAAGCATATCCAGATATTCAGTTCGATTGGCTGAAATTTGCACACGGCGGTCATGGTGTGCTTGCTATTACTTTTGATGAATTAATGGAACACCGTGAGCTGTTTGCAAATTATGTACAGCTATTAGATGCTAGTCATTAA
- a CDS encoding response regulator: MTHILLVEDDPAIAMSLKVTCKREGWQITWLDNASSVLPFLHSEQAQTLSAIILDVGLPDGDGLSLCQQIRHTSDIEGLKDIPIVFLTARSDEVDRILGLEMGGDDYCTKPFSPRELVARLKAIWRREQLLSQQTTTNSSEAYQSLISQTASADNTNPDRLAHSSNNSNPMSAQALTFQCDAGIWHYQPLNYSLMWQDEKLELSNTERKILLTLLQAPNQVFSREQLLSAVSDYPDHRLARTIDSHIKSIRKQLAMVDDSIDVIHTHRGLGYALCPA, translated from the coding sequence ATGACTCATATTTTATTGGTAGAAGATGACCCTGCTATCGCCATGTCTCTAAAAGTCACTTGCAAACGTGAGGGCTGGCAAATCACTTGGCTGGATAATGCCAGCAGTGTGCTGCCGTTCCTTCATAGTGAGCAGGCGCAGACGCTATCGGCTATTATTTTAGATGTTGGTCTGCCAGATGGTGATGGTCTGAGTTTATGTCAACAAATTCGCCATACCTCTGATATTGAAGGCTTAAAAGATATTCCTATCGTATTTCTGACCGCCCGTAGTGATGAGGTCGATCGGATTTTGGGTTTAGAGATGGGCGGTGATGACTACTGTACCAAGCCTTTTAGTCCCCGTGAGTTGGTTGCGCGTCTAAAAGCGATTTGGCGACGTGAACAGCTGCTCTCTCAGCAGACCACGACCAACAGCTCAGAAGCTTATCAGTCACTTATTTCCCAAACAGCCTCAGCAGATAACACAAACCCTGATAGACTCGCTCATAGCTCTAATAATAGCAATCCTATGTCAGCACAAGCCTTGACCTTTCAATGTGACGCTGGCATTTGGCATTATCAACCGCTTAACTACTCACTCATGTGGCAAGATGAGAAGCTTGAGCTTAGTAATACCGAACGCAAGATTTTGTTAACCTTACTACAAGCGCCCAATCAGGTCTTTAGCCGTGAGCAGTTATTGAGTGCGGTGAGTGACTATCCCGATCATCGCTTGGCGCGGACCATAGACAGCCATATTAAGTCCATTCGTAAGCAGCTGGCTATGGTTGATGATAGTATCGATGTGATTCATACCCATCGCGGGCTTGGCTATGCGCTATGTCCTGCTTAG